In Petrotoga sp. 9PWA.NaAc.5.4, the genomic window CACGTTTCACTTAATATATCTGAATCCTGAAAAAGATTTAATATTACTTGGTCTAAATAACCTATTTTTATGTTGTGCCCCCACTTTACCTTTCCTGAATAATTTTTAACTTCCCCAATTAAAATTTTCAAAAGAGTACTTTTACCCGAACCATTTTTACCCAATATGGCTATCTTTTCTCCTTCAAAAACTTTAAAAGAAATATCCTTAAGAAGATTTTGATTTTTATGATATGAAAAAGATAAACTATCTACTTCTAAAATCTTATAACCTGTTTTTTCTGGCTGAGGAATATTTATTTTTATTGGTTTTCCATCTTCGATGTTTTCAATTTCTTCTAATTCAGCTTTTAACTCGTCTAATTTTCTCTCCCTTAAAACAGCTTGCCTCACCATTTTTTCAGTACCCCAAATTCTATATCTTTGAATCATTTTTTCTAATCTCGTTATTTCCTTTTGTAAATTTTCTTTTCTTGTATTAACAGAGTTTATATATATTTCTCGTAATTTCAAATATTCTCCAAAGCTTCCTTTAAATTCCCAAACTTTAGAATTATTAATTTCCCAATATTTACCACATATTTGTTCTAAGAAAGCTCTATCATGAGATATAACAACCAAAGCGCCTTTATAATTTTTTAAATATTTAATCAACCATTCTATCGAGTATAGATCCAAATGATTCGTCGGTTCATCTAACAATAATAACTCATGTTCAACAGCAAGAACTCTACCTAAGGATAACCTCGTCAATTCTCCACCACTCAATGTAGAAACTTTCCTTTTCCATTGATCTTCAGAAAAACCCAAACCCACTAAAATATTCCTCACACTTTTATCAACTATATAATCTTCAAGATTTTTTGATACACCTTCTTTTAAAAACTCATACAAAGATATATCTGCATTAGTAGTTCTATACTGAGTTAAAAGGGAGATATCTAAATTATTTTTTCTT contains:
- the abc-f gene encoding ribosomal protection-like ABC-F family protein, coding for MILRLDNVSHNYGDFFLFYDVNLEINSMDKIGLIGKNGSGKTTLLKIIMGEIEPIEGEVIRKNNLDISLLTQYRTTNADISLYEFLKEGVSKNLEDYIVDKSVRNILVGLGFSEDQWKRKVSTLSGGELTRLSLGRVLAVEHELLLLDEPTNHLDLYSIEWLIKYLKNYKGALVVISHDRAFLEQICGKYWEINNSKVWEFKGSFGEYLKLREIYINSVNTRKENLQKEITRLEKMIQRYRIWGTEKMVRQAVLRERKLDELKAELEEIENIEDGKPIKINIPQPEKTGYKILEVDSLSFSYHKNQNLLKDISFKVFEGEKIAILGKNGSGKSTLLKILIGEVKNYSGKVKWGHNIKIGYLDQVILNLFQDSDILSETWNLVKDWKDFEVRKYLGRFGFYGEEVFKKINELSGGELTRLALAKILLEKPNVLILDEPTNHLDILTIETLENTLKEYKGAMIFVSHDEYFIKNIADKYVLIEDGFCEIDEDFDNIIDSIKNSSFKIKKYKKKNIDYEKNKRAKNRIKSLKLQLSDIRKRADILFKDLDFIETKLFKVGDDYNKVMELMEEKGKKEKELLNLEILEEELVKELYSLENGE